In a genomic window of Glycine max cultivar Williams 82 chromosome 13, Glycine_max_v4.0, whole genome shotgun sequence:
- the LOC100811331 gene encoding beta carbonic anhydrase 5, chloroplastic, whose product MAAPAPFSLSSDPFASKSATSTIFGPAALKKGNFEQTHFGIFTALRRNQGFTLKASMGPPGFTEKLNNNKLKTLADAEDGCDIFNDLKDRFLSFKKNKYLKNIEHFENLAKVQTPKFMVIACADSRVCPSNVLGFQPGEAFMIRNVANLVPTFESGPTETNAALEFAVNSLLVENILVIGHSCCGGIRALMGMQDDDVEKSFIKSWVIAGKNARKKAKAAASNLSFDEQCKHCEKESINHSLLNLLTYPWIEEKVANGELSIHGGYYDFTDCSFEKWTLDYRGTKLEENGKIAAKNKIFWC is encoded by the exons ATGGCAGCTCCTGCAccattctctctttcttctgATCCCTTCGCTTCCAAATCTGCCACATCAACg ATCTTTGGTCCTGCCGCGCTGAAAAAAGGGAACTTTGAGCAAACCCATTTCGGAATTTTCACGGCTTTAAG GAGAAATCAAGGTTTCACTTTAAAGGCTTCAATGGGGCCTCCGGGATTTACAGAGAAACTTAATAACAACAAGCTAAAGACTTTAGCTGATGCTGAAGATGGGTGTGATATATTTAATGACCTGAAAGAtaggtttttaagttttaaaaagaataaataccT GAAAAatattgaacattttgaaaatcttgCAAAGGTTCAAACACCAAAG TTCATGGTTATTGCTTGTGCAGATTCTAGGGTATGCCCTTCTAATGTTTTGGGATTTCAACCAGGAGAAGCATTCATGATTCGCAATGTTGCTAATTTGGTTCCTACCTTTGAG AGTGGACCCACAGAAACGAATGCGGCTCTTGAATTTGCGGTGAACTCCCTTCTG GTTGAGAACATCTTAGTCATTGGCCACAGCTGCTGTGGTGGTATACGTGCCCTGATGGGTATGCAagatgatgatgttgaaaaaag TTTTATAAAAAGTTGGGTCATTGCTGGGAAGAATGCAAGAAAAAAAGCCAAGGCTGCTGCTTCTAACCTCAGCTTTGATGAGCAGTGCAAGCATTGTGAGAAG GAATCAATTAACCATTCCTTGTTAAATCTACTTACTTACCCCTGGATAGAAGAAAAGGTGGCAAATGGAGAACTCTCTATTCATGGTGGTTACTACGACTTTACCGATTGTTCATTTGAGAAGTGGACATTGGATTACCGGGGAACcaaattggaggaaaatggCAAAATTGCtgccaaaaacaaaatattttggtGTTGA